Proteins co-encoded in one Spirosoma endbachense genomic window:
- a CDS encoding alanine dehydrogenase, whose protein sequence is MTGFEELAKQTALYPKEAPMAVKTSRNGLLIGLPKEVSLQENRIALTPEAVAILVRNGHNVIVEKGAGEKAKFSDTEYSEAGAQVAQSPQEVYEANLILKVEPLVESEFDHIKSGSTVISALNLPAHDRGYFEKINNKNLTAFGYEYIEDQAGNMLIIRSMSEIAGSTVMLIAGEYLSNADNGRGIILGGITGVPPTKVVMLGAGTVTEYAVRTALGMGSDVKVFDKHLYKLQRLKYSVGQHVYTSIIDSDTLAEAIQRADVVIGAMRAEDGLSPIVVTEEMISRMKPGSVIIDVSIDQGGNFETSRMTTHKHPTFKHMGVIHYCVPNIAARVAYTASMALSNIFLPFLLETGTTGGIEQMMYANRWFMKGVYAHKGTLTNAYIARKFNMRFKDLDLLLAARF, encoded by the coding sequence GTGACTGGATTCGAGGAATTGGCTAAGCAAACGGCCTTATATCCCAAAGAAGCTCCGATGGCCGTAAAGACCAGTCGGAACGGTTTACTTATCGGTCTACCGAAAGAAGTATCTCTTCAGGAGAACCGTATCGCACTCACGCCCGAAGCCGTGGCCATTCTGGTCCGTAACGGCCACAACGTAATTGTTGAAAAAGGAGCTGGCGAAAAAGCCAAATTCTCGGATACGGAATACAGTGAAGCCGGAGCACAGGTTGCGCAATCGCCCCAGGAAGTATATGAGGCCAATCTGATCCTAAAAGTTGAACCCCTCGTCGAGTCGGAGTTCGACCACATAAAATCAGGCAGTACGGTTATTTCAGCCCTGAATTTACCCGCTCATGACCGGGGCTATTTCGAGAAAATCAACAACAAAAACCTGACAGCTTTCGGGTACGAATACATTGAAGATCAGGCTGGCAATATGCTCATTATCCGCTCGATGAGCGAGATTGCAGGCAGTACCGTCATGCTGATTGCCGGTGAATACCTGAGCAACGCCGATAATGGGCGTGGCATTATTCTGGGTGGCATTACGGGAGTACCTCCCACCAAAGTAGTGATGCTCGGAGCCGGAACCGTTACCGAATATGCCGTCCGGACGGCCCTGGGTATGGGTTCCGACGTGAAGGTATTCGACAAACATCTGTATAAGCTCCAGCGGCTCAAATATTCCGTTGGCCAACACGTTTACACGTCTATTATCGACTCCGACACACTGGCAGAAGCCATTCAGCGGGCAGATGTGGTCATTGGTGCCATGCGGGCAGAAGATGGCCTAAGTCCGATTGTTGTAACCGAGGAGATGATTAGCCGCATGAAACCGGGCTCTGTGATCATCGATGTGTCAATCGATCAAGGCGGCAACTTCGAAACCTCACGCATGACGACCCATAAACACCCCACATTTAAGCACATGGGCGTCATCCACTACTGCGTACCCAATATTGCAGCACGCGTCGCCTATACGGCTAGTATGGCCTTGAGTAACATCTTTTTACCTTTTCTGCTTGAAACTGGCACTACGGGTGGTATTGAGCAGATGATGTATGCGAACCGTTGGTTCATGAAAGGTGTTTATGCTCATAAGGGAACGCTCACTAACGCCTACATCGCCCGGAAGTTCAACATGCGCTTCAAGGATTTAGATCTGTTGCTGGCCGCCCGATTTTAA
- the tsaE gene encoding tRNA (adenosine(37)-N6)-threonylcarbamoyltransferase complex ATPase subunit type 1 TsaE, translating to MTLHFHRLDELDTVAHQLLAEGRKYSVWLFEGEMGAGKTTLIKALCRALGVVSMVQSPTFSIVNEYTTHEGRSVYHFDCYRLRNEAEALDIGIEEYFDSGYYCFIEWPERIESLWPATYYQIHLSADHVGRRTVETLSVD from the coding sequence ATGACGTTACACTTTCATCGACTCGACGAATTAGATACGGTTGCCCATCAATTACTCGCCGAAGGACGCAAGTATTCGGTATGGCTGTTTGAAGGCGAGATGGGTGCTGGCAAAACAACACTGATTAAAGCACTTTGCCGGGCATTAGGTGTTGTTAGTATGGTGCAAAGTCCAACCTTTTCGATTGTTAACGAGTATACAACGCACGAAGGCAGGTCGGTCTATCACTTCGATTGCTACCGACTCCGCAATGAAGCCGAAGCGCTGGATATTGGTATCGAAGAGTATTTTGATTCAGGTTATTATTGTTTCATTGAGTGGCCGGAACGCATCGAATCGCTGTGGCCTGCCACGTACTATCAGATCCATCTTTCAGCCGATCATGTCGGCCGCCGAACGGTGGAAACTTTATCAGTTGACTAG
- the gyrB gene encoding DNA topoisomerase (ATP-hydrolyzing) subunit B: MTNELIEADAPVETALGNYGADNIQVLEGLEAVRKRPSMYIGDVGTRGLHHLIWEVVDNSIDEALAGYCDKITVTINPDNSVTVQDNGRGIPTGINTKMGKSALEIAMTILHAGGKFDKDTYKVSGGLHGVGVSCVNALSTDVRVEVHREGRIFEQEYKIGVPQYDVRVIGDATDTGTTTHFKPDASIFTDTVYKYDTVAGRLRELAYLNKGIHVFLKDMRELDEAGEPIRQDDFFSEGGLVEFVQYLDETRPALDGMKPIYMESTKGATPVQVALVYNYEAGENVLSYVNNINTHEGGTHVQGFRSALTRVLKNYADKNPGVLPKNSGKVTFSGEDFRKGLTAVISVKVQEPQFEGQTKTKLGNQEVVSAVSQTMADLLETWLEENPKTAAGIVKKVLVSAQARIAADLAYKRIMTERKDFMGGMGLPGKLADCSDTDPEKCELYLVEGDSAGGTAKQGRNRAFQAILPLRGKILNVEKAMEHKIYENEEIKNIWTALGVRLEKKDDETVMNLEKLRYHKIIIMTDADVDGSHIRTLILTLFYRNMKALIDNGYIYIAQPPLYLVKKGKEERYCWTEAQREVAVKELAGSGREENVGVQRYKGLGEMNAEQLWSTTMNPDTRTLKIVTVESAADADHVFSTLMGDEVAPRRDFIERNAKYARVDV, translated from the coding sequence ATGACCAACGAACTGATTGAAGCAGATGCTCCCGTTGAAACCGCGCTAGGCAACTATGGTGCCGATAACATCCAGGTGTTAGAAGGTCTGGAAGCCGTTCGCAAACGTCCATCCATGTACATTGGCGACGTAGGTACGCGCGGCTTGCACCACCTCATCTGGGAAGTTGTTGATAACTCTATTGACGAGGCTTTAGCAGGCTACTGCGACAAGATCACTGTAACAATAAATCCTGACAACTCGGTTACAGTACAGGATAATGGCCGGGGTATCCCAACAGGTATCAATACCAAAATGGGTAAGTCGGCACTCGAAATTGCCATGACGATATTACACGCCGGTGGTAAGTTCGATAAAGACACCTATAAAGTATCCGGTGGTCTGCACGGCGTGGGCGTTTCCTGCGTAAATGCGCTCTCGACCGACGTTCGTGTGGAAGTTCACCGCGAAGGCAGAATTTTTGAACAGGAATATAAAATTGGCGTCCCTCAGTACGATGTCCGCGTTATTGGTGATGCCACCGATACGGGTACAACGACGCATTTCAAGCCCGACGCCAGCATTTTTACCGATACAGTTTATAAGTACGACACAGTAGCTGGTCGACTGCGTGAACTGGCTTATCTGAACAAGGGTATTCACGTTTTCCTGAAAGATATGCGGGAATTGGATGAAGCCGGTGAGCCCATCCGCCAGGACGATTTCTTTTCAGAAGGCGGTCTGGTCGAATTCGTGCAATATCTGGATGAAACCCGCCCTGCACTTGATGGCATGAAGCCCATTTACATGGAGAGCACGAAGGGCGCTACTCCCGTACAGGTTGCTTTGGTGTATAATTACGAAGCAGGCGAAAATGTCCTGTCGTATGTCAATAACATCAATACGCACGAAGGCGGTACACACGTACAGGGCTTCCGCTCGGCACTAACACGGGTCTTGAAGAACTATGCCGACAAGAACCCCGGCGTATTGCCCAAGAACTCCGGGAAAGTAACGTTTAGTGGCGAAGACTTCCGCAAAGGACTCACCGCTGTTATCTCGGTAAAAGTTCAGGAGCCTCAATTTGAGGGACAAACCAAAACCAAGCTGGGGAATCAGGAAGTAGTCAGTGCGGTTAGCCAGACAATGGCCGACCTGCTGGAAACCTGGCTGGAAGAAAACCCCAAGACGGCAGCCGGTATCGTGAAGAAAGTGCTGGTATCGGCTCAGGCGCGGATTGCCGCCGATCTGGCCTACAAGCGTATCATGACCGAGCGCAAGGACTTCATGGGTGGTATGGGCCTGCCCGGTAAGCTTGCCGACTGTTCTGACACCGATCCGGAGAAGTGTGAACTTTACCTCGTAGAGGGTGACTCGGCTGGTGGAACGGCCAAACAGGGCCGCAACCGGGCGTTTCAGGCGATTCTGCCACTGCGTGGTAAAATCCTGAACGTCGAGAAGGCAATGGAGCACAAGATCTACGAAAACGAAGAGATCAAGAATATATGGACCGCTCTCGGCGTGCGGCTCGAAAAGAAAGATGACGAAACGGTAATGAATCTGGAAAAGCTTCGCTACCACAAAATCATTATCATGACCGATGCCGATGTTGATGGTAGTCACATCCGGACACTGATCCTGACGCTTTTCTATCGCAACATGAAAGCGCTCATTGATAACGGCTATATCTACATTGCTCAGCCACCACTCTATCTTGTCAAAAAAGGCAAAGAAGAACGGTATTGCTGGACTGAAGCGCAACGCGAAGTAGCCGTTAAAGAACTTGCCGGTAGTGGTCGAGAAGAAAATGTAGGTGTACAGCGTTATAAAGGTCTGGGTGAGATGAACGCCGAACAGCTCTGGAGCACGACGATGAACCCCGACACGCGAACTCTCAAGATTGTGACCGTTGAGTCGGCCGCCGATGCTGATCACGTCTTTTCAACCCTGATGGGCGATGAAGTTGCTCCCCGACGCGACTTCATCGAACGAAACGCTAAATATGCCCGAGTGGATGTTTAA
- the ppk1 gene encoding polyphosphate kinase 1, with amino-acid sequence MRYSLNPNRTILGNIVSRFTHRQQDQATTVTDKMAKVSEKVSSVIDQSDYLSRDLSWLKFNERVLDQARRVEPPLQDRTLMERLKFLAISASNLDEFFMIRVGSLYNYLDYHKQRVDYSGLREVPFRKALFTTSQQFCRDQQAVFTDQLLPLFLENGLQLANYSGLTADEKTEATGYFDRAIYPTLTPMLYDYTHTFPVLLAKVLIFGVVTQNPDGANLQSLRSEDEDDRQRLSFVQIPANLPRFLSFEREDTIVFVPIEEIVRQNIKKLYRNVEILSVNLFRITRNGDFTLDENDDDEVDFLDEVRQKIKSRRLGRVTRVEVETDSNGQVASPWMMNLLKKRWEIDDLNIFESKTILDFSAFWQIIGHPEFKDDMPRPHVPVPPLGLGRDKNDDIFEIIKQRDLLLHHPYNNFEPVLQLLEQAAEDPHVLAIKITVYRLAKRSRVTEALLKAAENGKHVSVLFEVKARFDEENNIREAQRLQKAGCFVIYGISRYKTHTKLLLVVRNEGSRVVRYAHMATGNYNEDTSKLYTDIGLLTTNETYTHDISEFFNVITGHSLPNEYQYLITAPRDMREQLLRLIRVEADNAQRGLPSGICIKVNSLEDKLVIDELYKASQAGVPIRLIVRSICCLRPHRTGLSENITVRSIVGDFLEHTRVYYFHNNGDPKIYGGSADVMVRSFDRRIESLFFLADHRVKQLAILILDYNLKDNVNSYELMEDGDFKKCQVPTGGQPFNLHQRFFEVTEKEALETRLFDPEIKPAEVAKIEEEYQEGAERAIANI; translated from the coding sequence ATGCGTTATTCCCTTAATCCCAACCGTACGATACTGGGTAACATTGTTTCCCGTTTTACTCACCGTCAGCAAGATCAAGCTACGACAGTAACCGACAAAATGGCAAAGGTTAGCGAAAAAGTTAGTAGTGTCATTGATCAAAGTGACTACCTCAGCCGCGATTTAAGCTGGCTTAAATTCAATGAACGGGTGCTGGATCAGGCCCGTCGTGTAGAACCTCCTCTTCAGGATCGGACCCTCATGGAACGATTGAAATTCCTGGCGATTTCGGCCTCGAATCTTGATGAGTTCTTTATGATCCGGGTTGGAAGTCTATACAATTACCTCGATTATCATAAACAGCGTGTCGATTATTCCGGCTTACGCGAAGTACCCTTTCGGAAAGCATTATTTACGACTTCCCAGCAATTCTGCCGCGACCAGCAGGCTGTGTTTACGGATCAGCTGTTGCCCCTTTTTCTCGAAAATGGTCTTCAGCTAGCCAACTATAGTGGCCTTACGGCCGACGAAAAAACGGAAGCGACAGGCTATTTCGATCGGGCAATCTATCCAACATTGACACCAATGCTCTACGACTATACGCACACGTTTCCGGTGCTATTAGCCAAAGTGCTCATATTTGGTGTGGTAACGCAAAATCCGGACGGCGCTAACCTCCAGAGTCTGCGTTCAGAAGATGAAGATGATCGGCAACGGTTATCGTTTGTCCAGATTCCGGCCAACCTGCCGCGCTTTCTGTCATTCGAACGGGAGGATACTATCGTGTTCGTTCCAATTGAAGAGATCGTTAGGCAAAATATAAAAAAGCTCTACCGTAACGTCGAAATTCTTTCCGTTAACCTATTTCGTATCACACGTAACGGCGACTTTACGCTCGACGAAAACGACGATGATGAAGTCGATTTTCTGGACGAAGTACGGCAGAAAATCAAAAGTCGTCGGCTCGGTCGTGTAACGCGCGTTGAGGTTGAAACAGACAGCAATGGTCAAGTGGCTTCACCCTGGATGATGAACCTACTCAAAAAGCGCTGGGAAATCGATGACCTGAATATTTTTGAGTCGAAGACAATACTTGATTTTTCGGCCTTCTGGCAAATCATCGGCCATCCGGAATTTAAAGACGATATGCCTCGGCCTCATGTACCCGTTCCACCGCTGGGTCTTGGTCGCGACAAAAACGACGATATTTTTGAGATCATTAAACAGCGCGACTTACTCCTTCATCACCCTTACAACAATTTCGAGCCCGTATTACAACTCCTCGAACAGGCCGCTGAAGATCCGCATGTACTGGCCATTAAAATCACCGTTTACCGGCTGGCCAAGCGATCACGGGTTACGGAAGCGCTGTTGAAAGCGGCTGAAAATGGCAAGCACGTTTCGGTACTGTTTGAAGTGAAAGCACGCTTCGATGAAGAGAATAATATTCGTGAAGCCCAGCGCCTGCAAAAAGCGGGATGCTTTGTCATTTATGGAATCAGCCGGTATAAAACGCACACCAAACTTCTACTGGTTGTACGCAATGAAGGCAGCCGTGTTGTACGCTATGCTCACATGGCCACGGGTAATTACAATGAAGATACATCGAAGTTATATACGGACATTGGCCTTCTGACAACCAATGAGACCTATACGCACGATATCTCAGAGTTTTTCAACGTTATTACGGGCCATTCTCTGCCCAACGAATACCAGTACCTCATTACGGCTCCCCGCGACATGCGCGAACAGTTACTTCGACTGATCAGGGTCGAAGCCGATAACGCCCAGCGTGGTTTACCAAGTGGCATCTGTATAAAGGTCAACTCGCTGGAAGACAAACTGGTGATCGACGAATTGTACAAAGCGTCGCAGGCAGGTGTTCCAATCCGGCTCATTGTCAGAAGTATTTGCTGTTTACGCCCCCACCGAACCGGCCTTAGTGAGAACATTACGGTTCGGTCGATCGTTGGCGATTTTCTGGAACACACGCGGGTTTATTATTTCCATAATAACGGCGATCCAAAGATATACGGTGGCAGCGCCGACGTAATGGTACGGAGTTTTGATCGGCGGATTGAATCGTTATTTTTCCTGGCCGATCATCGTGTGAAGCAGTTAGCGATCCTGATTCTGGACTATAACCTGAAAGATAACGTC